A genome region from Penicillium psychrofluorescens genome assembly, chromosome: 3 includes the following:
- a CDS encoding uncharacterized protein (ID:PFLUO_005301-T1.cds;~source:funannotate), with protein MVGVKRRVDNSEERNGKRSKTKQGSDSTKKSKQAAPVKKTGKKDAKPEKDDKKKYSKKKVQQEEPEDEDDFDLDDLSDSGDDDLDALDTLPDGDVDMDDVSDNVEPDSEEADEDKGAKGKSTAAKSATNEGKQEKDENAANNNNSRESHAKQKALQMERKAAKPNADIVARSKKLWERLRRKSHVPLEERKKLVKELFEIITDRVRDFVFKHDSVRVIQTALKYANVEQRKQIAHELKGNYKELAQSRYAKFLIGKLIVHGDAEIRDLIIPEFYGHVKRLIRHPEGSWILDDIYRTVATKAQKDRLLREWYGPEFVIFQDDKETSADLAKILEAHPEKRSPIMHFLHELINQLVQKKTTGFTMLHDAMLQYFLCTKPGSNEANEFIELLKGDEEGDLVKNLAFTQSGSRLMCLTLAYSSAKDRKLLLRFYRDTVKTMAGDLHGHLVLLAAYEVIDDTKLSSKSIFSELLNQSDAAEARNEELILQVNDLTARVPVLYPFAGDRVKWLLPETDQAVLNEVREIRKETSKKDAAVRRQELVKAASPTLLELIAARADTLLATSFGCQFIAEVLFEADGDKTAALSAVAEAAKSQSETKDSASVGRLLKSLVQGGRFNSAEKVVEKVQPPLNFHDLLYEQIRDEIMGWATESNPFVIVALAESEEFAAKEELLKTLKKNKKALEQASAPSKDGKKKPGPTSSGAKLLLAKI; from the exons ATGGTCGGAGTCAAGCGCCGCGTCGATAATAGCGAGGAGCGCAATGGAAAGCgctccaagaccaagcagGGCTCCGATTCGACCAAGAAATCGAAGCAGGCTGCGCCCGTGAAAAAGacagggaagaaggatgcaAAGCCTGAAAAAGAcgacaagaagaaatattcgaagaagaaggtccagcaggaagaacccgaggatgaggacgactTTGATCTCGACGATCTGTCGGACTCCGGAGACGATGACCTCGATGCCCTGGATACCCTgccagatggcgatgtcgaCATGGATGATGTGAGCGACAATGTCGAGCCAGATAGCGAggaggccgacgaggacaaAGGCGCCAAGGGAAAATCCACGGCTGCCAAGTCGGCTACGAACGAGGGCAAGCAGGAGAAAGACGAAAATGCGGCAAATA ATAATAACTCCCGCGAATCACACGCCAAACAAAAGGCTCTCCAGATGGAGCGCAAAGCCGCTAAACCCAACGCCGATATCGTCGCGCGCTCTAAGAAGCTGTGGGAGCGTCTGCGCCGCAAATCCCACGTTCCGCtcgaggagagaaagaagctcGTCAAGGAGCTGTTCGAGATCATCACGGACCGTGTCCGAGACTTTGTGTTCAAGCACGACTCGGTGCGAGTCATCCAGACAGCCCTGAAATACGCCAATGTCGAGCAGCGGAAGCAGATTGCGCACGAACTGAAAGGAAACTACAAGGAGCTGGCACAAAGCCGCTACGCCAAGTTCCTGATCGGAAAGTTGATCGTGCATGGGGACGCGGAGATCCGGGATCTGATCATTCCCGAATTCTACGGCCATGTCAAGCGGCTGATTCGGCACCCCGAGGGCTCGTGGATCCTTGACGACATCTACCGTACGGTTGCGACGAAGGCACAAAAAGACAGACTTCTGCGCGAGTGGTACGGTCCGGAGTTTGTGATCTTCCAGGATGACAAGGAGACCTCGGCCGATCTGGCCAAGATTCTGGAGGCCCATCCGGAGAAGCGGTCGCCCATCATGCACTTCCTGCACGAGCTCATCAACCAGCTtgtgcagaagaagaccacCGGTTTCACCATGCTGCACGACGCCATGTTGCAATATTTCCTCTGCACCAAGCCCGGCAGCAACGAAGCCAACGAGTTTattgagctgctcaagggcgacgaggaaggtgaTTTGGTCAAGAATCTGGCCTTCACCCAGTCTGGCTCGCGCCTGATGTGTCTGACTCTGGCATACTCCAGCGCCAAGGACCGTAAGCTGCTTCTGCGGTTCTATCGAGACACCGTCAAAACCATGGCGGGCGATCTACACGGCCACTTGGTTCTCCTGGCAGCATACGAGGTGATTGACGACACCAAGTTGAGCTCCAAGTCTATCTTCTCCGAGCTGTTGAACCAGAGCGATGCGGCCGAGGCACGAAATGAAGAACTCATCTTGCAGGTGAATGACCTGACCGCGCGCGTTCCCGTGTTGTATCCGTTCGCCGGCGACCGTGTCAAGTGGCTTCTCCCTGAAACCGACCAGGCGGTGTTGAACGAAGTGCGCGAGATCCGCAAAGAAACTTCGAAGAAAGACGCGGCTGTTCGACGCCAGGAACTGGTCAAAGCGGCATCCCCAACCTTGTTGGAGCTGATTGCTGCCCGTGCCGACACGCTGCTGGCGACCAGCTTCGGATGTCAGTTCATCGCAGAGGTTCTCTTCGAAGCGGATGGCGACAAGACCGCAGCGCTCTCCgccgtggccgaggcggccaaATCCCAGTCCGAAACCAAGGACTCCGCGTCCGTCGGACGGCTGCTCAAGTCGCTTGTCCAGGGCGGACGGTTCAAcagcgccgagaaggtcgTCGAGAAAGTGCAGCCTCCGCTGAACTTCCACGACCTCCTGTATGAGCAGATCCGCGACGAGATCATGGGTTGGGCCACGGAGTCAAACCCGTTTGTCATTGTGGCGCTGGCCGAGTCGGAGGAGTTTGCTGCGAAGGAAGAGCTACTCAAGACGCtaaagaagaacaagaaggcgctggagcaggCCTCGGCACCTagcaaggatggcaagaagaagcccgggCCGACCAGCAGTGGtgccaagctgctgctggcgaagATTTAG
- a CDS encoding uncharacterized protein (ID:PFLUO_005298-T1.cds;~source:funannotate): MNSPTSGSGSAATPPPPPTRRLLVFQETRNPQNTTETVYLPVNKLGLPICGEGPELPSILELPLRILRAFTDIFNQPKYKGWAILAAGQYHDTAEEGKFYAVVLEQTHTQQGGSSSQGTPGS, encoded by the exons ATGAATTCCCCCACCTCGGGCAGCGGCAGCGCTGCAACACCTCCCCCACCGCCCACGCGCcgcctcctcgtcttccaggAGACGCGCAACCCGCAAAACACCACTGAGACGGTCTATCTCCCCGTCAACAAGCTAGGTCTTCCGATCTGCGGCGAAGGGCCCGAATTGCCTTCGATCCTCGAACTGCCGCTGCGCATTCTGCGCGCGTTTACGGATATTTTCAATCAGCCCAAGTATAAGGGGTG GGCAATCCTCGCGGCAGGGCAATACCACGACACCGCGGAGGAAGGCAAGTTCTACGCGGTCGTGCTGGAGCAGACGCACACGCAGCAGGGGGGATCTAGTTCTCAAGGGACACCTGGTTCTTAa
- a CDS encoding uncharacterized protein (ID:PFLUO_005297-T1.cds;~source:funannotate) translates to MGRKPNKLILEFFIRGQKLEDASNRYQHTCKACGEKFPKGRIDSLTNHLVKKCQAIPLRDRQRVLLRLHELPDLAEGDANKDPSAAGANKGKSGDASFPNRQNFDGLNVLAEASRQVGASEPPKRGSGYTQSLTAGGKTVVVDPALEAEGFQGQQSDVKHEGGDNTQESPQQSHSPIPDLPSHTTGDHAGSMSPPLGDTSITPESSANARQSQLSMIAASANEMVPHGLEGDSMGSDGLKMGSWNQSLSTHEQLLFDSLQEHDPSLTAVTQRAASYPRPIAMNPNTQAKGFVNEFGNSTKPAKPKVRGRFSAARRREVQEVRKRGACIRCRMLKKPCSGDSPCTTCASVESARLWKSPCIRTRIADEFELYNANLHATLAYHDTSGIKNQVKFEHYAGRIEVTHFEESGVFVTFSGLQGHHASVSALDPQLQGLGDDHFSNPSQEVYLLDSDADDIPGKLELYIKKTAPFFYEREASHFMKPTLILASELSQQKKDILLERVLELWVATHILVDTELGWKTYCNPTLPPTSMHSLSQPSDDGRLPIEEVGDPESYALLCSQLRAAMEKRAMQLSKSVMNDLERRLLQRQQTGWFETFLVAIILLNCVERTCWLFRSWDNENFAQRWPLDKRPPYYSNQGDRFSDILHMLLKMRSLPPKTTIRPDNGILKAVEGSDDNATRWFDMIQVSPFFLEERQNAVFDPSDSRSLDLRFGAKLLQPASS, encoded by the exons ATGGGTCGCAAACCCAACAAACTTATCCTCGAGTTCTTCATTCGAGGCCAGAAACTAGAGGATGCAAGTAACCGATACCAGCACACCTGCAAAGCCTGCGGTGAGAAATTCCCCAAGGGCCGCATCGACAGCCTTACCAATCACCTGGTGAAGAAGTGCCAGGCCATCCCCCTTCGTGACCGCCAGCGCGTGCTCTTGCGCCTTCATGAGCTTCCTGACCTGGCCGAGGGTGACGCGAACAAAGACCCGAGTGCTGCAGGCGCAAACAAAGGCAAATCAGGTGACGCGTCTTTCCCAAATCGCCAGAACTTCGACGGCCTCAACGTGCTGGCTGAAGCCTCGAGGCAAGTCGGCGCGTCGGAGCCGCCTAAGCGCGGCTCGGGATACACCCAGTCGTTAACGGCTGGAGGCAAGACTGTAGTGGTCGACCCGGCGCTCGAGGCGGAGGGCTTCCAGGGTCAGCAGTCGGATGTCAAGCACGAGGGAGGCGACAATACACAGG AATCTCCCCAGCAGTCGCACTCTCCTATCCCCGATCTTCCAAGCCACACAACTGGTGACCACGCGGGATCCATGTCGCCGCCTCTTGGAGACACTTCGATAACACCCGAGTCGAGTGCCAACGCTCGTCAGTCACAGTTGTCGATGATTGCGGCGTCTGCCAATGAAATGGTTCCTCACGGGCTGGAAGGAGATAGCATGGGCTCTGATGGGCTGAAGATGGGCTCATGGAACCAGTCGCTATCGACGCACGAGCAGCTTCTTTTCGACAGTCTGCAAGAACATGACCCGTCCCTGACTGCGGTGACGCAGCGCGCGGCTTCCTATCCGCGCCCCATTGCGATGAACCCAAACACCCAGGCCAAGGGATTTGTCAACGAATTTGGTAACTCGACGAAGCCCGCCAAGCCCAAGGTTCGAGGACGTTTCtctgctgctcgtcgtcgCGAGGTGCAGGAAGTGCGCAAGCGTGGAGCGTGTATTCGCTGCCGAATGCTGAAGAAGCCTTGCTCCGGCGACAGCCCCTGTACCACTTGCGCCAGTGTGGAGAGCGCACGTCTCTGGAAGAGCCCGTGCATCCGCACTAGGATCGCCGATGAGTTTGAGCTCTACAATGCCAACCTCCATGCAACTCTCGCGTACCACGACACCAGTGGCATCAAGAACCAGGTCAAATTCGAGCACTATGCTGGCCGCATTGAGGTCACGCACTTTGAAGAGAGCGGCGTCTTCGTCACCTTCAGTGGACTGCAAGGCCACCATGCCTCGGTGTCTGCGCTCGATCCCCAATTGCAGGGTCTGGGCGATGACCACTTCTCTAACCCGTCCCAGGAAGTTTACCTTTTGGATAGCGACGCCGATGACATTCCGGGCAAACTGGAGTTGTACATCAAGAAAACGGCGCCGTTTTTCTACGAGCGCGAGGCTTCGCATTTCATGAAGCCGACTCTGATCCTGGCTTCCGAGCTCAGCCAACAGAAGAAGGACATATTGCTGGAGCGCGTGCTGGAGCTGTGGGTTGCTACCCATATCCTTGTTGATACGGAACTCGGCTGGAAGACATACTGCAACCCCACCCTGCCGCCGACGTCGATGCATTCTCTTTCCCAGCCCTCGGATGATGGCCGTCTTCCAATCGAGGAAGTGGGGGATCCGGAGTCGTATGCCCTTCTCTGCAGCCAGTTGCGggccgccatggagaagcGGGCGATGCAGCTGAGCAAGTCCGTGATGAACGATCTGGAGCGCCGATTGCTTCAGCGCCAGCAGACCGGCTGGTTTGAGACTTTCCTCGTGGCGATTATTCTTCTGAACTGTGTTGAGCGTACCTGCTGGCTCTTTCGGTCGTGGGACAATGAGAATTTTGCGCAGCGA TGGCCTCTGGACAAGCGTCCCCCTTACTACTCCAACCAAGGCGATCGCTTCTCAGACATCCTGCACATGCTCCTGAAGATGCGCAGCCTCCCTCCCAAGACTACCATCCGTCCAGACAACGGCATCTTGAAAGCAGTCGAGGGCAGTGACGACAATGCGACCCGCTGGTTTGATATGATCCAAGTTTCCC ccttcttcctcgaagaacGACAGAATGCTGTTTTTGACCCCTCCGACTCCCGCTCACTTGACCTTCGCTTCGGCGCCAAGTTGCTCCAGCCAGCATCCTCATAG
- a CDS encoding uncharacterized protein (ID:PFLUO_005300-T1.cds;~source:funannotate): MPSLALTNPDMILPNDGERQSSTPSPPSLAYLSGLNNYNNNAGPSMAVQPSARPKKSFSRPGWTHEELRESRRLSDIGEELSPARVGGFADIDDMDAEQQQGLEWPPVIREQWDQRNDSAASSSSSTVSAGSRRGSREQTSTPQNDAVRSSSPAQPRKEDAAPLSTAAPAEAKPAGDDGSSAILSSEAERILENAKKRLTLMEGNLNRARSSVSVRLTPSPSPSAAGGSASLGTHSPGGLYRSISRTDRKSSSLRRQSQVPGQDTSNNRHSRVHSETNFPPESSLEPDSKRLSRSVSAMGASSSSLHNDERTFQYDPKRAYLTHRASISSMSKPHSTGKRSTQSPQSLDSHEEEEKDEADSQSESPKGLGISAESESSPADFSPVYSAHGPPSRAQSQLQVRDLQYHMKGLHIKISSLKVKAQEDNLRRRSLQSLRTPSPLSAADHWYANALELHDGRNSRGSTARRGDSSEYARELIAEHETARSKNYHVESERDERRPVEQATLNLAKQTGVNLQSPSAGDYEEARARSVAESMYEDAEEGEFDDGDIDRAALDEILREPLDEDLESPVETPSLDAFPDVPHHFTDETPHEEREDAFDYEHFILHSALGNYTRQLRPASTVSSAGSGETTRPTQSVQSAQSLHPAHAMHSMQQPRAQSAMSDSTVATFATATEGENFTDDEDDEDELDGVMYWDRRFNHELRTGRVRSHHDPNVIPETDRSETPRADRDDQATPVEGQPSTPRAQRDDGTDRPSSAATATPTQLASSLVSTVRAASSTPSSGGIDEDDTQMLEQLFQSLGDVCSELQAIMGSEDPDMKAARVLRRRLDAARRVLDGELDA; this comes from the exons ATGCCCTCCCTCGCGCTGACCAACCCGGACATGATCCTGCCGAATGACGGCGAACGACAATCTTCCAcaccctcgccgccgtcACTAGCTTACCTGTCGGGTCTGAACAACTACAATAATAATGCAGGACCGAGCATGGCCGTGCAGCCGTCCGCACGGCCCAAGAAGTCCTTCTCGCGGCCCGGCTGGACGCACGAAGAATTAAGAGAAAGTCGCCGGTTGTCGGATATTGGGGAGGAGCTGTCGCCCGCGCGCGTGGGCGGGTTCGCTGATATAGATGACATGGAtgcggagcagcagcagggtctggagTGGCCGCCGGTGATTCGCGAGCAATGGGATCAGAGGAACGATAGTGCGGCCAGCAGTTCCAGTTCCACGGTCAGTGCTGGAAGCCGACGGGGCTCGCGGGAGCAGACTTCGACGCCGCAGAATGATGCGGTCAGGAGTAGTAGTCCGGCGCAACCGAGGAAAGAAGATGCTGCTCCTCTATCGACTGCTGCTCCCGCGGAAGCAAAGCCGGCCGGGGACGATGGTTCGTCGGCGATCCTGAGCAGCGAGGCGGAGAGGATTCTCGAGAATGCGAAGAAGCGATTGACG CTCATGGAGGGCAATCTTAATCGGGCTCGCTCGTCAGTGTCAGTTCGACTGACTCCgtcgccatcaccgtccGCTGCCGGTGGCTCGGCGTCGCTGGGAACGCATTCGCCTGGTGGGCTGTACCGGTCGATATCGCGCACAGATCGCAAGAGTTCCTCTCTTCGGCGTCAATCGCAGGTTCCCGGACAGGATACATCGAACAATCGACACTCGCGGGTGCATAGCGAGACTAATTTCCCGCCAGAGTCTAGTCTGGAGCCCGACTCCAAACGTTTATCCCGATCTGTGAGCGCAATGGGCGCAAGCAGTTCAAGTTTGCACAACGATGAGAGAACTTTCCAGTATGATCCTAAAAGGGCCTATTTGACGCATCGGGCATCCATCTCGTCTATGTCCAAGCCACACTCGACAGGCAAGCGGTCTACACAATCACCGCAGTCCCTCGACTcccacgaagaagaagaaaaagacgaAGCAGACAGCCAGTCGGAATCCCCGAAGGGGTTGGGCATCTCTGCAGAATCCGAGTCCAGCCCGGCCGATTTTAGTCCTGTCTACAGCGCGCATGGCCCTCCCAGTCGCGCGCAGTCCCAGCTGCAGGTGCGCGATCTACAGTACCACATGAAGGGTCTTCATATCAAGATCTCCTCGTTGAAAGTCAAGGCCCAGGAGGACAATCTCCGTCGACGAAGTCTGCAAAGCCTGCGTACACCTAGTCCCTTGTCGGCAGCGGATCATTGGTATGCGAATGCATTGGAACTGCACGATGGACGCAACAGTCGGGGCTCAACAGCCCGCCGCGGTGACAGCTCGGAGTACGCGCGTGAACTGATTGCAGAGCATGAAACGGCCCGGAGCAAGAATTACCACGTCGAATCCGAGAGAGACGAACGCCGGCCCGTGGAGCAAGCCACGCTGAATCTCGCCAAGCAAACAGGCGTCAACTTGCAGTCGCCGTCAGCCGGCGACTATGAGGAAGCGCGGGCTCGCTCGGTCGCCGAGAGCATGTACGAAGACGCAGAGGAGGGTGAGTTCGACGACGGGGACATCGACCGGGCAGCCTTGGATGAGATCCTGCGCGAACCGCTggacgaggacctggagAGTCCTGTGGAGACGCCTTCGCTGGATGCTTTCCCGGATGTGCCTCATCACTTTACGGACGAGACACCGCACGAGGAACGCGAAGATGCCTTTGACTACGAGCATTTCATCCTCCACAGTGCCCTGGGCAACTACACGCGCCAGCTGCGACCGGCTAGCACAGTCTCCTCGGCCGGCTCGGGAGAGACGACACGGCCGACGCAGTCAGTACAGTCGGCGCAGTCTCTACACCCGGCGCATGCGATGCACTCAATGCAACAGCCGCGCGCCCAGAGCGCCATGTCGGACTCGACAGTTGCGACTTTCGCAACTGCCACAGAAGGCGAGAATTTCAcagacgacgaggacgatgaggacgagctggacggcGTGATGTACTGGGATCGACGCTTCAACCACG AGCTGCGCACTGGACGTGTACGCAGCCACCACGACCCGAATGTCATCCCGGAGACCGATCGATCCGAGACGCCTCGGGCCGATCGCGACGACCAGGCGACTCCGGTAGAAGGCCAGCCCTCGACGCCCCGTGCGCAGCGGGACGATGGTACCGACcgaccatcatcggcggcTACGGCGACACCGACCCAGCTCGCCTCGTCGCTCGTGTCGACTGTGCGGGCTGCGTCGTCGACGCCCAGCTCTGGCGGGATCGACGAGGACGACAcgcagatgctggagcagctgtTCCAGAGCCTGGGGGATGTGTGCTCTGAGTTGCAGGCTATCATGGGTTCAGAGGATCCAGATATGAAGGCGGCACGGGTGCTGCGACGCCGACTGGACGCGGCGAGACGAGTGTTGGATGGAGAGTTGGATGCGTGA